The Bacteroidales bacterium genome segment AGTATATTTGTCATGAGCTTGTTCAAATAGTTTACTGTTTTAAGTTCAAGGATAATTTTTTCATAACAGATAAAATCGGCAACATAATATTTTTTTAATGGCTGCCCATTGTATGAAAGTTGCAATTTATGCTGACTTTTAAAAGGAATGTTACAATCGTTAAATTCTTTTGTCAATGCTTCCTGATAGACAGCTTCCAGAAAACCTGGACCCAACCTCCTATGAACCTTCATGCAAGCTCCAATAATCCTGTAACTTTCCTCTTTATATATAATTTTTGCCACCCCAATTTGTGTTAATTCGTTTTAATTCGCAAAATTCGTATTTTATATTCGGACTTCGTACTTTTCTTTTTCTCAATAAACAGATAATTTTACTCTGCCATCTTCTTACACTACTCGAAGTAGTTCATCGTCCGGTACCCTCCGTCGTTCAGATATTTATCCCGATGCATCAACTCCAGGTCGGACTGGACCATGTCGGTAAGCAGATCCTGCAGGCTGTATTCGGGTTCCC includes the following:
- a CDS encoding GxxExxY protein, with the translated sequence MKVHRRLGPGFLEAVYQEALTKEFNDCNIPFKSQHKLQLSYNGQPLKKYYVADFICYEKIILELKTVNYLNKLMTNILYNHLKAIDYKLGILINFSKPSLEYKRVLNLHT